In a genomic window of Epinephelus lanceolatus isolate andai-2023 chromosome 3, ASM4190304v1, whole genome shotgun sequence:
- the evpla gene encoding envoplakin a, producing the protein MFKKRDKDSTLKGSGKLSKAQASSLALLIAQMQKNADTVEKDILRSEELLAVDAENDKKDLPFQHQAEISDKLGEAEGLLKDLFLDVDKAKKYQHHQAREIESDVIHLHERWLKDCAFYRDIYEQIDDVSLMPRINWGPVFNEKQKSVNSEEYGPSMAELEKQVAAHNILHKEIEAYNSQLCVSSAGSKDQYVALKKQYNNLLENSKWRRHYLNSLYEFVHGCEKEVGFLKDEQDKIKKQDWSDHMVDPPDVRRQYENFKNNSLLSHESEVNKIQDEGERLIGLKHPASGTIEAQKDAVRNEWQKFLNLCICQETHLDNVEEYKKYQLEAEQLSENLTKLNNSLDPKSLNKMSNSEKVLQLEAEETAVENSEKLLADLRRRSTAIAPLKLRRNAPSRPITVESLCDWETDKDSLERGEKFTLKSNSNENWDVTSTNGATKTFPGVCFQIPPPDPEAIDKVDLLGRELADIKKRRAALATSLKNNTAESSRALQSAPVSSGPPDPKVTALAQQLDKLDGDLANAEESMLSRLRAPLNPADPAGDLARRLREQEEASRALKALEQQRQAAQADLQPLLSKDPSNSALPLKLSAANNKADSIAELADLYTKKANASLNLERQIKKVDGLVSGFEKNLSDDGPIPDVPNAIQARADDIQYQRKAVAAAQDDMKKLGQDLETTEQLCSSLQQGYQEYCPDIPRQRTEVKQLQNRYTNVANQLKDRENILQEAATKNQEYQSTSKSLKSFLDNLPQDQVNYNDDVSQVTARQSSQERVMDDLKRKGDDMNRVTGLSQDLQSLLNEYETNVDRYNNALEDAGATVSQKSSMPTMADALQREEKDLVNRYAKASAENAQRQKQMDLAKNLIALNEEKVQLVAQQQVQLESQQRSSFELNSLLKDLDEEKDRKTHAEIELRTFKDRLMSLKNRRGVERIEEKEVLEYFRDPKLESDLVDLQRKLQEESLKRSTTHTEIEVINKKITTMEDTLKNTPPKLVTREVTEYERDPQLDVDAAKTRDEIARMKDEIRVRDGEHIQMRTEVTILQQKRPTIKERVVKKEVVKVEQDPEMVKAVRTFETEISEENNKIKLINDSIFQTRSQINTIERLIPNIQPKIITKEVKKIEQDPELINESKRIRTGIEEERIENDSLSRELKELHSRYREVQDWEPKIEVKEITNETFRIDPNTEMEIMRLRKDIQDTNRQRSDLDRELIEVTTNVNILRSEKPKVEMKEVLKEVVKEERSPENEREIQRLKDQVNYLRTTYDSLQDQVRVLRRDRDEWKAEKSKIETKVVTRDVIKYEADPLLEKEAERLRKNVREEAQLRRSIEEMVFDLQNNYILLERQKPEEKVVVQEVVRLQKDPRQLAVHERLSRSLDEEVMSRRQINLELQQLRTKLEDKERILRESEERQKRIQAEFELKEIRLRITQLENAPPPVEESIIVEEVLKVERDPKLERLTSNVRSDMDKETSDILRIQRDIRNITLKLEILQKEKTSERTVYKEVVRVEKDQAVEAERDRLREQVSQSKFARQDLEDEIRRLNDKINLLKGSKSSSSREEATLNSTIDNLQRERDNLTRELRTLEATRHDISLTYQQQTKLVSERTHMSRQRSLKMESDVQRLEREILEEKDKIHQRDSTLRDLVLNLQKEEHAETRTKETNVSTKITILDPDTGKDMSPYDALLQGLIDRQQYIHLQELECDWEEITSLGPDGETSLLQDRKSGKQYSIKDALMEGRLTEYDVQQYKKGKIPISEFALLVAGENKKQPKFNSLIPKTTTAVNAAPSDPSKEVNPVAGVIDTNTDTCYTIRSAALRKLIDPTTAQKLLEAQASTGGVIDISNGQRYTVHKAASRGLIDESHLQRLLNAQKAFTGVEDPMTRECLSVGEAVQKGWMPKETAMRYMEAQHLTGGLVNPVTGRRVNVFDALGSKMIDSGMMRELQAETTYTKDIVDPITKEKISYKQALDRCKKDPVSGLPMLPASSKESGYTSTYNSTNRYARF; encoded by the exons ATGTTTAAGAAAAGGGACAAGGACAGTACGCTCAAGGGCTCGGGCAAGCTCAGCAA GGCCCAGGCCAGCAGTCTGGCCTTGCTGATCGCCCAGATGCAAAAGAATGCCGACACAGTGGAGAAAGACATCCTCCGGTCTGAGGAGCTCCTCGCTGTG GACgctgaaaatgacaagaaaGATCTGCCCTTCCAGCACCAGGCTGAGATATCAGACAAGCTGGGCGAGGCTGAGGGCCTTCTGAAGGACCTCTTCCTGGATGTCGACAAAGCCAAGAAGTACCAGCACCACCAGGCCAGAGAGATAGAGAGCGA TGTCATCCATCTCCACGAGCGCTGGTTAAAGGACTGCGCCTTCTACCGAGACATTTACGAGCAGATTGATGATGTGTCGCTGATGCCAAGAATCAACTGGGGGCCTGTTTTCAATGAGAAACAA AAATCAGTGAACTCGGAGGAGTACGGCCCCTCTATGGCAGAACTGGAGAAGCAGGTCGCTGCTCATAACATCCTGCACAAAGAGATCGAGGCCTACAACTCACAGCTCTGCGTCAGCTCTGCAGGCAGCAAG GATCAATATGTGGCCCTGAAGAAGCAGTACAACAATCTACTG GAAAACTCCAAGTGGCGTCGCCACTACCTGAACAGCCTGTACGAATTCGTGCATGGCTGTGAAAAGGAGGTGGGCTTCCTTAAGGACGAACAAGATAAGATCAAAAAGCAGGACTGGAGTGACCACATGGTGGACCCACCTGACGTCCGCAGGCAGTATGAG AACTTTAAGAACAACAGCCTGCTGTCCCACGAGAGCGAGGTGAACAAAATCCAGGATGAAGGAGAAAGACTTATTGGACTGAAGCACCCTGCCAGTGGCACAATAGAG GCTCAGAAAGATGCTGTTCGAAACGAGTGGCAGAAATTTCTCAATCTCTGCATTTGTCAAGAGACACACCTGGACAATGTGGAGGAATACAAGAAG TACCAACTGGAGGCTGAGCAGCTGTCAGAGAACCTGACCAAACTCAACAACAGCCTGGACCCCAAGTCCCTCAACAAGATGAGCAACTCAGAGAAAGTGCTGCAGCTCGAG GCCGAAGAGACAGCTgtagaaaacagtgaaaagctGCTGGCAGACCTGAGGAGACGCAGCACCGCCATCGCTCCTCTGAAGCTACGACGCAACGCCCCCAGTAGACCCATCACAGTGGAGTCCCTGTGTGACTGGGAGACAGATAAG GATTCTCTGGAAAGAGGTGAGAAGTTCACCCTGAAATCCAACTCAAATGAGAACTGGGATGTTACTTCCACAAATGGGGCAACAAAAACCTTCCCGGGAGTCTGTTTTCAGATCCCTCCACCTGACCCTGAGGCCATTGACAAAGTGGACCT GTTAGGGCGTGAACTGGCAGACATTAAGAAGAGAAGAGCTGCTCTGGCGACATCCCTGAAGAACAACACAGCCGAGAGCTCCAGGGCCCTACAATCAG CCCCAGTGTCCTCTGGCCCACCGGATCCCAAAGTGACAGCCCTGGCTCAGCAGCTGGACAAGCTGGACGGTGACCTGGCCAACGCTGAGGAGAGCATGCTGAGTCGCCTGCGAGCCCCGCTAAACCCTGCTGACCCTGCTGGAGATCTGGCCAGGAGGCTGAGGGAACAGGAG GAAGCTAGCAGGGCTCTGAAGGCTCTGGAGCAGCAGAGGCAGGCAGCTCAGGCTGACCTGCAGCCGCTGCTGTCCAAAGATCCCAGCAATTCTGCACTGCCGCTCAAACTGAGCGCTGCCAACAACAAGGCTGACAGCATCGCAGAACTTGCTGATCTTTACACCAAGAA agcAAATGCATCTCTCAATCTGGAGAGGCAGATTAAGAAGGTGGATGGCCTCGTCTCTGGGTTTGAGAAAAATCTGAGTGACGATGGTCCAATCCCTGATGTGCCAAATGCAATCCAAGCCCGTGCTGATGACATTCAG TACCAGCGAAAGGCCGTGGCAGCGGCTCAGGACGACATGAAGAAGCTGGGTCAGGATCTGGAGACCACAGAGCAGCTGTGCAGCTCTCTGCAGCAGGGCTACCAGGAGTACTGCCCTGACATCCCACGCCAGAGAACAGAGGTCAAGCAGCTGCAGAATCGCTACACAAATGTGGCCAACCAGCTGAAGGACAG AGAAAACATCTTACAAGAAGCTGCAACCAAGAACCAAGAGTACCAGAGCACGTCCAAATCCCTGAAGTCCTTCCTGGACAACCTGCCACAAGACCAGGTTAACTACAATGATGATGTGTCCCAGGTCACTGCTAGGCAGAGCTCCCAAGAG AGGGTGATGGATGAtctgaagaggaagggagatgACATGAACAGAGTGACTGGCCTGTCTCAAGACCTGCAGAGTCTACTCAAT GAATATGAGACCAACGTTGACAGATACAACAATGCACTTGAGGACGCTGGAGCCACTGTATCCCAGAAATCTAGTATGCCGACAATGGCTGATGCTCTTCAGAGAGAG GAAAAAGATCTGGTCAACCGTTACGCAAAAGCATCTGCTGAAAATGCTCAACGCCAAAAACAGATGGACTTGGCTAAGAATCTCATTGCACTA AATGAAGAGAAAGTGCAGCTGGTGGCACAGCAACAAGTTCAGCTTGAAAGCCAGCAAAGGAGTTCTTTTGAGCTAAACAGTCTGTTAAAAGACCTGGATGAAGAGAAGGACAGGAAAACTCATGCTGAGATAGAACTGAGAACCTTTAAAGACAGGCTGATGTCACTGAAGAATCGCAGAGGAGTGGAGCGCATTGAGGAGAAAGAAGTACTGGAGTACTTTCGCGACCCAAAACTGGAAAGTGATTTAGTTGAtctgcagaggaaactgcaggAAGAGTCGCTGAAACGTAGCACCACCCACACTGAGATTGAGGTGATTAACAAGAAAATCACAACCATGGAGGACACCCTCAAAAACACTCCACCCAAACTGGTGACCAGAGAGGTGACAGAGTATGAAAGAGATCCTCAGCTGGATGTAGATGCCGCTAAGACAAGAGACGAGATAGCAAGGATGAAAGATGAAATTCGAGTGAGAGATGGGGAGCATATTCAGATGAGGACAGAAGTTACGATTCTCCAGCAGAAGAGACCAACCATCAAAGAGAGGGTGGTGAAGAAGGAAGTGGTAAAGGTGGAACAGGACCCAGAGATGGTGAAAGCAGTGCGTACATTCGAGACGGAAATCTCTGAAGAGAACAACAAGATTAAGCTCATCAATGATTCAATCTTCCAGACAAGAAGCCAGATTAACACAATTGAGAGACTGATTCCTAACATTCAGCCCAAGATCATCACTAAAGAAGTGAAAAAGATTGAACAAGACCCTGAACTCATCAATGAATCTAAGAGAATTCGAACAGGCATAGAGGAAGAAAGGATTGAAAACGACTCTTTGTCCAGAGAGTTGAAGGAGCTCCACAGCCGCTACCGAGAAGTTCAAGACTGGGAGCCAAAAATTGAGGTGAAGGAAATCACTAACGAGACCTTCAGGATTGACCCGAATACAGAGATGGAGATAATGCGGCTCAGGAAAGACATACAAGACACCAACAGGCAACGTTCTGATCTGGACAGAGAGCTCATAGAGGTCACGACAAATGTGAACATCCTTCGTTCTGAGAAGCCCAAGGTGGAGATGAAGGAAGTTCTCAAAGAGGTGGTTAAGGAGGAAAGAAGCCCTGAAAATGAAAGAGAGATTCAGAGGCTAAAAGATCAGGTGAACTATTTACGCACCACTTACGACTCCCTCCAGGACCAGGTGAGAGTgctcaggagagacagagatgaaTGGAAGGCTGAAAAGTCCAAGATAGAGACCAAAGTTGTCACAAGAGACGTCATCAAGTATGAAGCTGATCCACTGTTGGAGAAAGAAGCTGAGCGCTTGAGAAAAAATGTGCGGGAGGAGGCACAACTGCGGCGCAGCATTGAGGAGATGGTGTTTGATCTCCAAAACAACTACATCCTGTTGGAGAGACAGAAACCTGAGGAGAAAGTGGTTGTGCAGGAGGTTGTGCGTCTACAGAAGGACCCAAGGCAGTTAGCTGTGCATGAGAGGCTCAGCAGGAGCCTGGATGAAGAAGTAATGTCCCGGCGTCAGATAAACCTAGAGCTGCAGCAACTAAGAACAAAGCTAGAAGATAAAGAGAGGATCCTCAGAGAAAGCGAAGAGCGCCAAAAGAGGATTCAAGCTGAGTTTGAACTCAAAGAGATTCGACTGCGCATCACACAGCTGGAAAATGCCCCACCTCCTGTTGAGGAAAGTATTATTGTCGAGGAGGTACTGAAGGTTGAGAGAGACCCAAAACTGGAGAGGCTGACAAGCAATGTTCGGTCAGACATGGACAAGGAAACCAGCGATATTCTGCGTATCCAAAGAGACATCCGTAACATCACTCTGAAGCTTGAGATCCTGCAGAAGGAGAAGACTAGTGAGAGGACAGTGTACAAAGAGGTTGTCCGTGTTGAGAAAGACCAGGCTGTTGAAGCCGAGAGGGATCGCCTGAGGGAACAGGTGTCGCAGAGTAAATTTGCCAGACAGGACTTGGAAGATGAAATCAGACGTCTCAATGATAAAATCAACCTCCTGAAGGGCAGCAAATCCAGCTCTTCAAGAGAGGAGGCTACCCTCAATTCAACCATAGATAACTTGCAGAGGGAGAGGGACAACCTCACTCGGGAGCTCAGGACACTTGAGGCCACAAGACATGACATCAGCCTGACTTACCAGCAGCAGACCAAGCTAGTGAGTGAGAGAACACATATGAGCAGGCAGAGGAGCCTTAAGATGGAGTCTGACGTTCAACGTCTGGAGAGGGAGATCCTGGAAGAAAAAGACAAGATCCATCAGCGCGACAGCACCCTCAGGGATCTTGTGCTGAACCTGCAAAAAGAGGAGCATGCAGAGACAAGGACCAAAGAGACCAATGTCTCCACCAAAATCACCATTCTGGATCCAGATACAGGCAAAGACATGTCCCCTTATGATGCCCTCCTGCAGGGCCTGATTGATCGTCAACAGTACATTCATCTGCAGGAGCTGGAGTGTGACTGGGAGGAGATCACTTCCTTAGGGCCTGATGGGGAGACATCTCTACTGCAGGATCGCAAGAGTGGAAAGCAGTACTCGATTAAAGATGCCCTGATGGAAGGCCGGCTGACAGAGTATGATGTACAACAGTACAAAAAAGGCAAGATTCCCATCTCAGAGTTTGCCTTGCTGGTTGCCGGTGAGAATAAGAAGCAACCCAAGTTCAACTCACTCATCCCAAAGACCACTACAGCAGTTAACGCAGCCCCCTCAGACCCCTCCAAAGAAGTCAACCCAGTTGCTGGAGTAATAGATACAAACACTGACACCTGCTATACAATACGCAGCGCCGCCCTGCGTAAACTGATTGACCCCACCACTGCCCAAAAACTTCTTGAGGCTCAGGCATCAACAGGTGGTGTCATTGACATCAGCAATGGTCAGAGATACACAGTTCACAAGGCAGCATCCAGAGGCCTCATTGACGAAAGTCATCTCCAAAGGCTACTCAATGCACAAAAGGCCTTTACTGGTGTTGAAGATCCCATGACCAGAGAGTGTTTGTCTGTGGGAGAAGCTGTTCAGAAAGGCTGGatgccaaaggaaactgccATGCGCTACATGGAGGCACAGCATCTGACAGGAGGACTGGTCAATCCTGTTACTGGCCGCAGAGTTAATGTCTTTGATGCCCTTGGGTCCAAAATGATCGACAGTGGAATGATGAGGGAGCTGCAGGCCGAGACAACCTACACCAAGGATATTGTTGACCCAATCACAAAGGAGAAGATCAGCTACAAACAAGCTCTGGATCGCTGTAAGAAAGACCCGGTGTCAGGCTTACCAATGCTACCCGCCTCCTCCAAAGAGTCTGGTTACACTTCAACGTACAACTCAACTAATAGATATGCAAGATTCTAG